CTGCTGGATGGATGCTGAGTTCTGGTAATCCTCAGAGCTGTCGTCTGTATTAGAGCAAACACAGGGGCCATGGGGGTGGCTGCAACGATTCCTCAGGGCCCCCCTAAAGGTATCCTGCCCTTGTGCGGGGCAGCCAATGAGGGAAGGGGTCCCCTCAGTGCATCCCTGTCACCAGGTGCTGAGGGTACCACCCCCCAGGATCCTTGGGGCGATGCTTTATCCAAAGGCACCGGCGAAGACGCTGAGCCTTCCAGCTTCAAGGCAGCGATGCCTTTGGGTAGGGGGACTTCAACCCTCTCGGTCTGGCCTAGAGGGGGCTGCCCACGGAGGCCCGCTCCCCTGCCCACCCCTCCCCCTCGGCCAGCCTCCTCGCACCTCACCTGGCTCAGTGGCACTTCCTGGCCTGCAGATGAGCACGTTCTGGTAGGAACAGGAGTCGTCCTCCTCTGCCAGAGAGACCCCCCACTGAGCcggctccctcctccctctctctcaggTGACCTGTCCTGTGGGCCCCCAGGGCCTCAGACATCCTCCCAGGGAAGCTTCCTGGTGGGTGCTGGCCTGGCTCCTGCTCTGTCCTCCTGGGCACTGGGCACACAGGGGAGGGCACCACAGACAAGCTGTGCTCGGATGCAGGCCAGACTCCCTCCATGAGGCTCAGGAGTTCTTTGCCCAGGAGTCTGGCTTGGGAGCATGTCACAACGGGGAGCTGTGTCAGTGTCAAAGGGACGCCAAGAGCTGAGGGGCCCTCCTCGCCCTTCTCGGGcagagggaaagaggcccctcCGTCTCCACACGGACCCCTTCCCCCACGTGGCCCAGGAAGGAGCCTGGGTTGGGGGCTGGATTCAAGCCCCAGGCCAGTGCACCCCTCAACAGGCATTCCCcacctttgggcctcagtttctccttctgTAAAGCTAAGGTGTTAAAGGCTTTTAGTCCCAGCTTCCTCAGAGCATGCTGGGCTTGGCATCCACCAGCAGAGCTACCCGTGGCCTGAGCCTTCCTCCCAGGCCCCAGATGTACTCCaagggcctggggtggggcccgGATGACAGctcctcctcctgctccctccccacggcagcctcctccacccccacccctccctcctcTGCACCAGCCTCCCACTGTGGCTCATCCAGCTGCTACCACCCCACCCGAACCTGGGCTGGGCCGCCGCgcaccacccccgcccccccgtCCACCCAGGCTCAGTGCCCAAGCCCTtcctcccacctccccacctcACCCTCTTCCTCACCTTCCAGGGGCTTCTGGAATGGCTCCCAGTTGTAATAGTCCACAGTGATGGGGTCTCTGGCCAGGAAAACAGACACAGCGTATGTTGTATAGCAGGCCCATGACCCAGGTGGCGACAGCATGGGAGGGTGCACTGAGTCTCTGGCTGCTCTGGCCATCAGCTCCCGGGCCCCATGAGGCTCTGCCGGCATCtcctcacccccccccccactccctcCATCCACATCCTTCAGCCCCCTGAGCCACCCTAGGGCTGGAGGGGGCTGCAGCCTGGCCGTAGCCACCTTGACTTTGTTATGAGCACGGGTCCCTGCCTGCCCTGGGCCTAGGTTTGCCCATCTGTGAAATTAGAAGACAGCCCCGAGGCTGTTCCTCCTGGGGGTTCTAGGCTTCACCTAACTTGTTTGAACAGATGACACAGGGTGAGTCTCCTCCTAGACGGCCCCCTCTTCCCAGTCCCACAAAGCTACGGCTGCCTGAGGGGAAACAGTGGACCCAGAGCATATTCTAGACGAAGCCAGGGCAGTGGCAGATGGGACAGGCAGAGAGAAGACTACTCACATGTAGGCAGCATCTGATTCTTGCCTGCTTCCTGCAGCGGGAGGGGAGGGTTAGGTTTGAACTGGGCTGTGGTCCCAGCCCGGCCCACCACCCTGCCCACCACCCTGCCCACTCCCGGAGCTTGTCTACCTTTGCTGAAGTTCTGGTACCTGGGGGATGCAGACCCTGGAAGGAAGACCAGGCTAATTTTTCTCCTCTCCTTGGCCTACCCCTGCCCAGCTGGCCAAGGGCTCTGGCCCCTGAGGAGGCGAGGTGCCCCAGCCTTCACCGCTTTGTCTCTGTCTGCCAGGCCAGCTCCATGGCCCTCCTGGCCCAGCCCAGTGTCTCCCCTGAGAAGGCCTCCCTGTCAGGCCTGTGATCCCCGGCTCCCCAGGCTTCCCCTGACAGTACCTGTCCCACCAGGTTTACCTGTCTCAGCAGCACCTCAGCTAGGCCTGCCCCTGCCCCACCCGTGTGGGGGGTCACTCACCCTCGACGCCGGGGGAGAATTGCAGCAGCTTGTCCTTCCTGCAGGGACAGGGGTAGAGACAGGGTGAAAGAGGTGCCGGGGGGTAGGCCCCAAGGCTTCCGAAGGCCCAGGCATCACCTCACAGCCTTCCTGGTGGGGCTCTCAAAACCTATCACTAAGACTCGGAGAGGAATTGAGGTCTTGGCCTGGGCTCAGCCAGGTGGGGGCCCCCAGGACCCTCCTTCTTGTCCCCTCTGTGGGGCTGTGACCTTCTCAGGGCCCAGGACAGGGAGCTTGTTCCTACCTGGTTTGTGCTGAATCAGGGGCTGAGTCCAGCGCGGAGCCTGGCCACGCCTGCCTGGCCGCTGCAAAGGGCAAGGGGGGTTTTAGCCAGCCCCCAGCCCACCCAGCTGGTGTAGCCCTGCCACCCCCTTACCCCACCAGATCTGGCCCACAGCTGTGGGGAGATGGGGACAGAAGGGACCTAGACGTGGCCGCCCCCAGCCCCGAGCCAGCCTGGGCCCTTCAGGGACTCACAGGAATAGGTCCGAGTTACTGCAAAGCTCTGTTGATTCTCTTGTCTGGAAACACAGGGGCTATGATGAGCCAGGGCCTGGCCTCCCCCAGCACAGGAGACAGGGGACAGGAGAGATGGACAAACAGAGACAAGGAAcagagaggggagggatggaCCAGGGCGAGGCGGAAAGGAGGGCCCCTCCTGATACCCCAGTTCTCTGGACCGCTGCCTTTCCTGCTTACTGGGTGCCCAGCCTTCACATGGCTAGCCAGACCCACCCCCAATGTGGCCCACCCTGCCTGAGGTCTCAGGCCCCCTGGAGACAGTTGGGAGGGGTCTGTGGACAGGGTTAGGAGGCAGCCCTGAGGTCCGGGGTGTGAGGGCGGCTGAAGAGGTCTCTGAGCCTGGCCCCTTGCTCACGGACCCATCTGTGACTTGGGAAAATGATTTCAACCTGGAAGGACAAAGAGACCTTCCCCCATCCCCAGGGAGTATCTAACATTCCCAAGGGAACACACCCTTCTTGGGATATTCAAACACACCATTTATTCCCAAATaacctttttttcccttcctcccttccttctttttactGCCTGGAATACAGAGATGAGGGCTGGAGCTCTAGCTGCCATCTTGGACCAGGAAGTGTCCTTAAGAACAGAAGTCATACACTCAGGATTGAGTAGACTAGCTCATCAATAAAGGTCTCTGGGCCTCCCTAGGACCAGAACGGGCAGATGTGGCCTGGCCCTCCAGGAGATCCTGAGGAACCAGAGGTAGGGGTGACCTGATTTAGGAGGGATGCCCTAAATCCACAGAAGGGAATCAGGCATGGCTTCCTGGAAGACGTGATGTAGGAGCTGGGCCTGGTGTACACAGTGGCTGCTTCATGCAGTCTAGTGGGACTGAACCAACAGAGGTGGGACTTGGAGAGGCAAGAAAGGCGTTTCAGGGAGGGGAGCAGCCCCAGGCCCCCTCCCGCCTCCTCCCGCACAAGGAGGTCTAGACTCTGGCCCTGACATTCGATTGCTGTAATGTCAGCGAGAGCCTGGAGTCACAGGGACCGAGAGAGGTAGGAGAGCTGAAGGGCGTGGGAGCACCAGGGGGGCTCAGCTTGCCCCTCACGGAGGTCGTGAGCAACTGGGCCAGAGGGACAAGTGGCCAAAAAAGCCGGGGAAAGGTTCAGCCCTGGCCCCAGGTGTGGGTAGGGATGAGAAGATTCTATTTtcaaatctcattgtggtttttcagttacagaaggaaataaaagagGATGTGAGTGTTTGTACTGGGTGCCTGCCTGCCTGAGCGTGCACATGAGTGCACGTGAAAAGTGCACGCATGAGCATGTGCGTGTGAACGCCTGTGTGGGTAAGTGTGCACGCAGCTGAGCATGTGCACAGgggtgagcatgtgtgtgtgtgagtgagcacACGTGAGCGAGCGTGTGGGCATGGTCTCCCTACCCGCCATCAGTCCCTCTCTTGCTCACTAAAAGGACACATGGTTGCTGCCCTTGTCCTGGGTTGTCCTTGGGCTTCAGCCTCCAGCCTGAAGTGTCAGTACAGCTCACTGCTCTGGGCTCACAGGGTCCACTGCCTGGGAGTGCCGGGACTCCGCTCCACCTGGGGTCAGTGATCCCCTCTTGCCACTTCCGCTCCCTACCTCTCTGCTCCTGCTCCACGTCAGCCCCTGCTCCCCAGACCCCTGAGTCTCCCCTTGCCCTCTCAACAATGGCCTGGGGCTCTCCCTGGCAGTCCAGGTCCTGCTGGACCTCAGCCTTGAGTCTCACAAGACACACCTACTCCCAGCCACCTCGCCCCTGAAAGCAGGTGTCCAGCCTCTCCCTGAGATGCTTTCTTCACCCTTTTCTCCTTCAATATCCTTCCCATCTCCTCCTGGTCCCCCAAGGGACACACCCACATCCGGGGGAGTCTGGGATACTTGTCACATCTTGCTCTGCACTGAGGGTCTCTGTAGGGAGCCCGTGAGCGGGGATTCTTCCGTGTGCCCTAGCACTCGGTCAGCAGCTCTCCTGGGAGCAGCAACCAGGCTGGGATCAGAGGGAGGCCGAGGCCACAGGCGGCCTGGATTTCTGGAGATCCTCCAGGGCAAGATGGAGAAGCGGCTGTCTACCAGACTGGGCGCCTTCTCTCAGAGGTCCTCCCTGACCCCAGGCCGGggccccttccctctctcttctgACTGCTCGGGACCCACTGGGGCCTGGCGTGGAGGAGGCAGCAGTAAAGAGTTGAGGGAAGGAGTGCTTGGAGATGCCCTCGGCACCCACGCCAGAGCACACAAATACACCCAGGACTGGCAGGGGCGCGGAGGCAACTCACAGGCTTCTCTGCTCGTAGATTTTCTCGGGCTTCTTCATACCTGCAAGGACACGCCCAGGGTAGCAAGGTCCTGGTGGTGGGTGGGGGACGGAGGCTGAGGCCCCTCACCTGGTCCCCGGTACCCTCTGCACCCCTTACAGGGCCCCAGCTGAGCAGCCCATGGCTGTGGGCTGCTGACATTGGAAAGTTGCCTGCTCGCCATTTATTAGGAGAGGTGCCTGGAGAAGGTGGATGTTGTGGACAGCCCTGCCTCCCCTCCACAGTCCAGGCCAAGCCCAAAGCAAAACCCCAGCCCCAACACCCACTCTCTGCAGAGGGCTGTTTAGAGCCCCCCCCAGCCACCCTGAAGGGGTCTCTCCCCTGCCTCATGAGGCTCACAGACTGCCCCTTCCAGCCCCGGCCAGGTCTCTGCCTGACAGGGTCTTTTCCGCCTCTCTGTGACCCTACCTCCCCACCCTTACCTGGACGGGAGCACCGCACACACAGGCTGGCTGCCacccccagcagcagcagcagcagcaccgcCGTCCACAGCAGCTCCAGCTCTGTGCTCATGTCTGCTCCCAGCAGCCTTCCTGCAGGGTGCAGGTGGGGGCCGTGAGCGAGGGACCGCGGGCCTACTGGCAGCCCCTGCCTGGCTCCCATGCTCAGGTTTCTCACCCGCACTATCCCTGACAGCCCAACAGCTGAGTCCTGTTCCCTCCCTGCTCCTGGGGCCAGGCCTGAACCTGCCCTGTCCCCATCTGATCCCAAACGGCACCCCGCCCCATCACCAATGCTTGGTCATTGCTGGAAGGTTCTGGGTCCACCGGACAgcagtacatgcacacacacagtccACTGTCTCTCACTTAATCCATGTGAACCATGTGAATGCCCTTAGAGGGAGAGGTTCACCCATTTCACAAACAGACAAATGGAGGCTGGAGACCCCACAGCTGCTGACTGGAAAgacaggatttaaacccaggcctGCTGACCCCAGTTCTGGCTCGGTCCACCACCTCCCACCACCTCCTGTAAACCCAACCTTGCTCCCCGAGGTCTGTGTCCTGGCCCTTCTGCACAGGAGCCCCCCACTCTCCCTCGGGCTTAGGGTTCTTTTCTGCCCCTATTCATGGCCTCCTGGGGGAGCTGGGAAGGTGGTTTCCTAAACCCCTGAGTGCCCTCCTGTCATGGGGCTGGGAGGTCAAGAGGCTTCCCAGGGGCCTGAGAGGGTAAGCCTGAGGGTGGGCCCAGGTCTGAGGAGCAAGAGCGTCAGAACAGAGGCTGCCATGGTGGCTTGGGTGAGATGGTGGGGAGAAGGCCTGGGGTGAAGAGGCCCTGGACACCGGGCTGTGTGGGGCCACAGCCTGGTCAGTGACTGTAATGCAAGGCCTCAGGGGAGCCATGTGTACCCAGCGCAGGGTGGCCTGGGAAGGGAGCACAGCCACTGTCCAGTGGACTCCATGAGGAACTCTCAGCTACAGAGACTCAGCCTTCTTGCAATGACTGGGAGGCAGCTGAGGGCAGCGAGGCCTGGAGGGGCACTCGTGGAACCTTCACTACTGTGCACCTGTCTTCGCTCACCTGTCTTCCTGCCTCCACCACCTGTGAGGAGGTTTATCTCCCCCTCTTACAGCTGGGGGAAGCAGGGCTTGGAGAGGGCACAGGGCATACTCAGGGTGAGAAGGGGGGCTTCATACTGCCCGCCTCCTGCTTCAGGTTCCTGTTAAACACCATTCAGGCCCCCGAGGCCTCAGCTGGGCCCTGGCTGCCTTGCTCGTCAGCTCTGTGGCCTTTGGCAGGTCTCAGACACTCTGAGCTTCCAGAACCTCTGCAGGGGAGAAAGGCTGGCCCCAAGGCTGTGGTAATGACACTGCACCACCTCAGAGTGCGGAGCCACGGTCGGGGCCGTCAGGACAGAGCGCTGAGCCATGGTTGGGGGACCTCAGGACAGAGCACTGAGCCACAGTCAGGGCCGTCAGGACAGAGCGCTGAGCCACAGTTGGGGCCGTCAGGACACAGCGCTGAGCCATGGTTGGGGGACCTCAGGACAGAGCACTGAGCCAGTCAGGGCCCTCAGGACAGAGCGCTGAGGCACGGTCGGGGCCCTCAGGACACAGCGCTGAGCCACGGTCGGGGCCCTCAGGACAGAGCGCTGAGCCACGGTCGGGGCCGTCAGGACAGAGCGCTGAGCCACGGTCGGGGCCCTCAGGACAGAGCGCTGAGCCACGGTCGGGGCCCTCAGGACACAGCGCTGAGCCACGGTCGGGGCCGTCAGGACACAAAGCTGAGCCACAGTCGGGGCCCTCAGGACAGAGCACTGAGCCACAGTCGGGGCCCTCAGGACAGAGTGCTGAGCCACGGTCGGGCCGTCAGGACAGAGCGCTGAGCCATGGTTGGGGGACCTCAGGACACAGCACTGAGCCACATTCGGGGCCCTCAGGACAGAGCACTGAGCCACAGTTGGGGCCCTCAGGACAGAGCGCTGAGCCACAGTCGGGGCCATCAGGACATAAAGCTGAGCCACAGTCGGGGCCCTCAGGACAGAGCACTGAGCCACAGTCGGGGCCC
The sequence above is drawn from the Elephas maximus indicus isolate mEleMax1 chromosome 12, mEleMax1 primary haplotype, whole genome shotgun sequence genome and encodes:
- the LAT2 gene encoding linker for activation of T-cells family member 2 isoform X1 codes for the protein MSTELELLWTAVLLLLLLGVAASLCVRCSRPGMKKPEKIYEQRSLQENQQSFAVTRTYSSARQAWPGSALDSAPDSAQTRKDKLLQFSPGVEGSASPRYQNFSKGSRQESDAAYIDPITVDYYNWEPFQKPLEEEDDSCSYQNVLICRPGSATEPDDSSEDYQNSASIQQWQESRRAVELAWREAPPSPSGSSEPDYVNGVMAAGDT
- the LAT2 gene encoding linker for activation of T-cells family member 2 isoform X2, yielding MSTELELLWTAVLLLLLLGVAASLCVRCSRPGMKKPEKIYEQRSLQENQQSFAVTRTYSSARQAWPGSALDSAPDSAQTRKDKLLQFSPGVEGSASPRYQNFSKGSRQESDAAYIDPITVDYYNWEPFQKPLEEEDDSCSYQNVLICRPGSATEPGETTALRITRTQHPSSSGRSPGGLWSLPGEKHLLPRQEAVSRIM